One window of Lytechinus variegatus isolate NC3 chromosome 2, Lvar_3.0, whole genome shotgun sequence genomic DNA carries:
- the LOC121407396 gene encoding uncharacterized protein LOC121407396: METNESQTSHGSDKAFMKVEALTALKMAGKNTKMMKAAKLAKAKPTPSMEVKRVDLKLPPRPKSSPAVADHACIEASSSNTYPLSSLTETTMNVNAKHGGGTALILNTVGRGELDHDLAEIALLRCGFDGNHYSTKQLAKAGDHSRFYVWNEIRTDKQGFVKPELLYGKSHTTILSNISRFGHGGCGVVFEGSEAVSEEGKSSIIPSPVIRTAADLEGSCALVMCSAPPDESGAVPSQVYLLQFQRDGELTKIPLLPNGSDCWSFECSPLESPDPESPPPDSPTPENTTPDSPAPENQPTDSQEKESAQDNGVDQKSSDPDGLSQENPDAETSAAGTLPSDSLKQENALAEGSSADSTLPEALQENPSKEGLKQKSVEVSGKEESSAGSLSQEICKGISKETSKETSTETTDNIPEVPDEVNNDKGDNSNSNNKSDDDDDGDDIDDDEDDNDGSEDSCPNWCDDSSEGGWFIRTPSEESFKAKEAALEMIGPPNSHYVVLHNKSATFAEAHQDKPRGKVVHLQEFSGINPTTLLGDTSNFVGRSMLVMCSHSLQEEDSTTSALYQVTLMKDQPGVAYIAGMSGVLQSADVWTITMTDKKALQIVGPKGPCRYSLFSNIPEDISNPKDRCFQNGCLATGDSETIEGGLIIDDDNLTVWVDYMTKVLVTCDGVTIQEVEGGNWLEQPDGRLAFQRALTVKEKSPGLKVFRAFALRKDINGADVSIELGDSPHQVIKEPPGVAYALNCGGPAYEALNGTVYIDTQTQFKAIEAGGLDCMHKFSAHTAQDRNLHSLLGSTYDSYLFSSYNCTHDGFFDKMTFPLPLSTGDYMMRLYTVGGWMAKGLIHFNNTELTSKVIEQLTSEDHIHAVGTTAKTCEVPITVEDEKEATLSFHTNGDDVCLSGILVYDKNFKEPTLTTEEKQKEMKIKQELADKLLPFNRTFSLKEMKIAGWSQNLLENASGENGDMSNWNYSGDFKVDDGGDGTEKKFLTSFMVCTKSQDVDLLQHFSQEHLDSAPEIQVSESFHEGGCKGGYYSLTVSLLDADDKVIATKTTGRKGSITNPGWIKESFTFKDYGPGVRTVSFESHGEDDKSWAGYFGSWMSGAALRVKSEISAARGDEYSDVETSTAEERKQGVTSFLRQLQEEHRDSLKFMLSSPEDDNEPVKQVEVKQQENVPPVVVKKKPVKREIRVFVSSTFRDFEEEREMIIKKVFRELNRLCLDRGVFFTYVDLRWGITEMQTKSGRTIEICLREIDKCRPYFICMMGDRFGWSQSQKFKDDLLDKSYDTVVEAYRHFKWVEEFRYNSSVTQLEVMYGAMREHKEIKKERIFFYLRKPRVKREDLPPPVETEEERKNVKGETQWHYDLQHKLRNMVVESGHTYRGYESAVEASTMIKEDLVKCINDDFPPGTNLTALQRESEAHDAFANARRRVYIGRQEYFDYIDNYFAQKPKVPLTIIGESGSGKSALVANWCGRFEEKNPGVFLFKHFIGSSAESASHMNLLRRLYGEMKQFFSLELEIPTSDRNLVIDLPSWLSIASNRSKVMIVLDALNQLDSGAGGSGDEKSLTWLPQTLPNNVQMLLSTLPGETQDVIELSGWPMYKIEGLQENEKLNIITGYMNLYGKTLNKEQTDLIINAKQSSNPLYLKALLDEVRVYGNFFQLTTAINSYLTAEDPGALFVKVLQRLENDFEKGAVCRPNLVRDTTTAIWVSHRGMSENELLTMLKVPSAVWSPFYLSLEENLINRNGLVNFFHDHLRQAVESRYLPTEEDKRKRYLELANFFNAQDIDDRYSDEVPYLLIQAKELTRLKATILNVNIFQFLMKTEDGNFQLIMAWRMLGGFEPVEQAYLDVLSKCEVNWEKDKDKVELIKSMAVFFMQLGLLRGARVLNERLLKELELRYLAEHSTIVQHHFNYSMKLKCNHPTVIDVLIELGNVCLKQGNLKDSEEYLEDALSRLTKVKTPQQKLQLVKAVITMVSVQRRRGDIDFAKKLLMRALGVSKEVVGHEHHYTASLIGQLGEILYDQSRLEEAVACHTFDFHETQREGGSDHPHIAAILNNIGLVQDDMNASGTEKTFKLALGILLEAYGKDHVDVATVRYNLGAQFFGHQMFQRAKFQFEEAHRVFDLFLGDHPSTRVAKKAVDMVQSL; encoded by the exons GATGAAAGCAGCCAAGCTTGCTAAGGCCAAACCAA cTCCATCGATGGAAGTTAAACGAGTGGACCTGAAACTTCCCCCAAGACCAAAATCGTCTCCAGCAGTTG CGGATCATGCCTGTATCGAGGCATCATCTTCAAACACCTATCCACTTTCATCGCTGACAGAAACCACTATGAATGTGAATGCAAAACACGGTGGGGGCACCGCCCTAATCCTAAATACCGTCGGGAGGGGAGAGCTGGATCACGACTTGGCGGAAATCGCTCTCCTCAGATGCGGTTTCGATGGTAACCATTACTCGACGAAGCAACTTGCCAAGGCCGGGGACCATAGCAGATTTTACGTGTGGAACGAGATTCGAACCGATAAGCAGGGTTTCGTCAAACCAGAACTGCTTTATGGGAAATCTCACACCACAATCTTGTCAAACATTTCCCGATTCGGTCATGGTGGTTGTGGGGTGGTGTTTGAGGGGTCAGAGGCCGTGTCGGAGGAGGGCAAATCGAGCATCATTCCGAGTCCAGTAATTCGAACAGCCGCTGATCTGGAAGGATCCTGTGCGCTGGTAATGTGCAGCGCTCCGCCGGACGAGTCGGGGGCGGTACCGAGTCAGGTATACCTCCTCCAGTTTCAACGAGATGGGGAACTAACGAAG ATTCCTCTGTTGCCCAATGGAAGTGACTGCTGGTCTTTCGAATGCTCACCTTTAGAAAGCCCAGATCCTGAAAGCCCACCACCGGATAGCCCCACTCCTGAAAATACCACTCCTGACAGCCCTGCTCCAGAGAACCAACCTACAGACAGTCAAGAGAAAGAGAGTGCACAGGATAATGGGGTGGATCAAAAAAGCTCAGATCCCGATGGCCTGTCTCAAGAAAACCCAGATGCAGAAACTTCAGCCGCAGGTACCTTGCCTTCAGACAGCCTGAAGCAGGAGAATGCACTTGCAGAAGGTTCATCTGCAGATAGCACACTTCCAGAAGCCCTTCAAGAGAACCCATCCAAGGAAGGCCTGAAACAGAAATCTGTAGAAGTCTCAGGAAAGGAGGAGTCATCTGCAGGAAGCTTATCTCAGGAAATCTGTAAGGGAATCTCAAAGGAGACGTCAAAAGAAACATCCACAGAAACAACAGACAAT ATTCCTGAAGTGCCTGATGAAGTCAATAATGACAAAGGTGATAACAGTAATAGCAACAATAagagtgatgatgacgatgacggtgatgacattgatgatgacgaagatgataatgatggaagTGAAGATAGCTGTCCAAACTGGTGTGATGATAGTAGCGAAGGTGGCTGGTTCATAAGAACTCCTTCTGAGGAAAGCTTCAAGGCAAAGGAAGCAGCACTGGAAATGATAGGGCCACCCAACAGTCACTATGTGGTGCTTCACAACAAGAGTGCTACCTTTGCAGAGGCTCACCAGGACAAACCAAGAGGGAAGGTTGTCCATCTCCAGGAGTTTAGCGGGATCAACCCAACCACTCTCCTTGGGGATACCTCTAACTTTGTAGGCCGGTCCATGCTGGTCATGTGTTCTCATAGCTTACAGGAAGAAGACTCTACAACATCAGCTCTCTATCAG GTGACCCTGATGAAAGATCAACCAGGTGTTGCTTACATTGCTGGAATGTCTGGTGTCCTGCAATCTGCAGATGTGTGGACCATCACTATGACCGACAAGAAAGCCCTTCAGATTGTTGGACCTAAAGGGCCATGCCGCTATTCTCTATTCTCCAACATCCCAGAAGATATCAGCAATCCTAAAGATAG GTGTTTCCAAAATGGCTGCCTAGCGACAggggattcagaaaccatagaGGGTGGCCTGATCATAGATGATGATAACTTGACCGTCTGGGTGgattacatgaccaaggtcttGGTGACTTGTGATGGGGTCACTATCCAGGAGGTGGAGGGAGGAAACTGGTTGGAACAGCCAGACGGTAGATTGGCTTTCCAGAGGGCGTTGACTGTGAAGGAGAAGAGCCCAGGACTGAAGGTCTTTCGGGCATTTGCATTGCGTAAAGATATAA ATGGAGCTGATGTATCAATAGAACTAGGGGATTCCCCTCATCAGGTGATCAAGGAGCCTCCAGGGGTAGCCTATGCTTTGAACTGTGGTGGACCAGCATATGAAGCACTCAATGGAACTGTGTATATTGACACCCAGACTCAATTCAAAGCCATTGAAGCTGGTG gACTTGACTGTATGCATAAGTTCAGTGCCCACACTGCACAAGACCGCAATCTGCACTCTCTCCTTGGAAGTACGTATGATTCCTATCTCTTCAGTTCGTACAACTGCACCCATGATGGCTTTTTCGATAAAATGACGTTTCCT TTACCATTGTCAACAGGAGACTACATGATGCGTCTGTATACAGTGGGAGGGTGGATGGCCAAGGGACTTATCCATTTTAACAATACAGAACTTACATCAAAG GTTATTGAACAGTTGACGAGTGAAGACCACATCCACGCCGTGGGAACCACCGCAAAGACATGCGAAGTACCAATCACAGTTGAAGATGAGAAAGAAGCCACACTCTCCTTTCACACAA ATGGAGATGATGTCTGCTTGTCAGGAATCTTGGTGTACGACAAGAATTTCAAGGAGCCAACGCTTACCACTGAAGAGaagcagaaagaaatgaagatcaAACAAGAG CTTGCTGACAAATTGCTTCCATTCAACCGTACATTCTCTCTGAAGGAGATGAAGATCGCTGGCTGGTCTCAAAACCTCCTTGAAAATGCATCAGGAGAG AATGGTGATATGAGTAACTGGAACTATAGTGGGGACTTCAAGGTCGATGATGGTGGGGACGGAACAGAGAAAA AGTTTCTAACCTCCTTCATGGTATGCACCAAATCACAAGATGTTGATCTGTTACAGCATTTCTCACAGGAACATTTGGACTCTGCTCCTGAAATTCAG GTATCTGAATCTTTCCATGAGGGTGGTTGCAAAGGCGGCTATTACAGCCTCACTGTGTCCCTCCTGGATGCAGATGACAAGGTAATTGCCACAAAGACCACTGGACGCAAGGGCAGCATCACTAATCCTGGCTGGATCAAGGAGAGTTTCACCTTCAAAGACTACGGACCAGGAGTCCGGACTGTCTCCTTTGAGAGTCATG GTGAGGACGATAAGAGCTGGGCTGGGTACTTTGGGTCCTGGATGTCTGGTGCTGCGTTGCGTGTCAAGAGTGAAATCAGCGCCGCAAGAGGAGACGAGTATTCGGATGTCGAGACCAGTACAGCCGAAGAGAGAAAGCAAGGTGTCACTTCCTTCTTACGCCAACTTCAGGAGGAACATCGGGATTCCTTGAAGTTCATGCTTAGCTCACCTGAAGATGATA ATGAACCTGTTAAGCAAGTGGAGGTCAAACAGCAAGAGAATGTCCCACCCGTCGTTGTTAAAAAGAAGCCAGTGAAGCGCGAGATCCGAGTCTTTGTATCGAGCACGTTCCGAGACTTTGAGGAGGAAAGAGAGATGATCATCAAGAAGGTCTTCCGTGAGCTAAATCGACTTTGTCTAGATCGGGGAGTCTTCTTCACTTACGTTGACCTTCGTTGGGGAATCACTGAGATGCAAACTAAAAGTGGAAGAACCATTGAGATTTGTTTGAGAGAG ATTGACAAGTGTCGTCCATACTTCATTTGCATGATGGGAGATCGGTTTGGTTGGAGCCAGTCCCAGAAGTTCAAAGATGACCTCCTAGACAAGAGCTATGACACTGTTGTTGAAGCCTACCGTCACTTTAAGTGGGTAGAGGAATTCCGATATAACTCAAGTGTCACACAG CTGGAGGTGATGTATGGAGCGATGAGAGAacacaaagaaatcaagaaggAACGCATCTTCTTCTATCTTCGGAAGCCAAGAGTGAAGAGAGAGGACCTTCCACCTCCTGTAGAGACCGAA GAGGAGAGAAAGAATGTAAAAGGAGAGACCCAGTGGCACTATGATCTCCAGCACAAGCTTAGGAACATGGTGGTAGAGTCTGGACACACCTACAGAGGCTACGAGAGTGCAGTGGAAGCTTCAACAATGATCAAGGAG GATTTGGTTAAGTGCATCAATGATGATTTCCCGCCCGGTACCAACCTGACTGCCCTACAGAGAGAGTCTGAAGCCCACGATGCCTTCGCCAACGCGAGACGACGCGTATACATCGGACGACAAGAATACTTTGATTACATCGACAACTACTTTGCTCAGAAACCCAAG GTGCCTCTGACTATCATTGGAGAATCTGGATCTGGTAAGTCTGCCCTTGTTGCCAATTGGTGCGGTCGTTTTGAAGAGAAGAACCCAGGAGTATTCCTCTTCAAACATTTCATCGGGAGCTCTGCAGAAAGTGCTTCTCACATGAATCTCCTTAGAag acTGTATGGTGAGATGAAGCAGTTCTTCAGCCTTGAACTTGAAATACCAACATCTGACAGAAACTTGGTCATTGACCTTCCATCATGGCTTAGTATCGCCAGCaataggtcaaaggtcatgatcGTCCTGGATGCATTGAATCAGCTGGACAGTGGAGCAGGAGGAAGTG GTGATGAGAAGAGTCTGACATGGCTGCCACAAACATTGCCTAACAATGTACAGATGCTGCTTTCTACACTTCCTGGAGAG ACTCAGGATGTGATTGAGTTGTCCGGATGGCCGATGTACAAGATCGAAGGTCTGCAAGAAAACGAGAAACTGAACATCATCACTGGCTATATGAATCTGTATGGCAAAACTCTCAACAAAGAACAAACAGATCTCATCATCAACGCTAAACAGAGCTCTAATCCTCTCTATCTCAAGGCTCTACTAGATGAG GTTCGTGTTTACGGCAATTTCTTCCAGCTGACAACAGCCATCAATTCTTACTTGACAGCTGAAGATCCTGGCGCCCTCTTTGTCAAGGTCTTGCAGAGGTTGGAGAATGATTTTGAGAAGGGAGCTGTATGCAG ACCCAATCTTGTGAGGGATACAACTACAGCTATCTGGGTTTCTCATCGAGGAATGAGTGAAAATGAACTCTTAACTATGCTGAAG GTACCAAGTGCAGTCTGGTCTCCTTTCTACCTCTCACTCGAGGAGAATCTCATCAATCGGAATGGACTGGTGAATTTCTTCCATGATCATCTCAGGCAAGCCGTTGAGAGTCGCTACCTCCCCACAGAGGAGGACAAACGCAAGAGGTACTTGGAGCTGGCCAATTTCTTCAATGCGCAGGATATTGATGATCGATAT TCTGATGAGGTTCCGTACCTCCTGATTCAGGCGAAGGAACTGACCAGATTGAAGGCTACCATTCTCAATGTCAACATCTTCCAGTTCTTGATGAAAACAGAGGATGGTAACTTCCAGCTCATCATGGCCTGGAGGATG TTGGGAGGGTTTGAGCCAGTTGAGCAGGCCTATCTTGATGTCTTGTCTAAGTGTGAAGTCAATTGGGAGAAGGATAAAGACAAGGTTGAACTCATCAAGTCTATGGCTGTCTTTTTCATGCAACTTGGATTGCTGAGAGGCGCTAG aGTTTTGAATGAACGTCTGTTGAAGGAGCTTGAGCTGAGGTACCTTGCTGAACATTCTACCATTGTACAACATCATTTCAACTACAGCATGAAACTCAAATGCAACCATCCAACCGTCATTGAT gtCCTGATAGAGCTGGGGAATGTTTGTCTTAAACAGGGCAACTTGAAAGATTCTGAAGAATATTTAGAGGATGCCCTCTCTAGGCTAACAAAGGTCAAAACACCGCAGCAGAAGCTCCAACTTGTCAAGGCGGTTATCACAATGGT gtccGTTCAGAGACGTCGAGGTGACATTGACTTTGCTAAGAAGCTTTTGATGCGAGCCTTAGGAGTGAGCAAAGAGGTCGTAGGTCATGAACACCATTACACTGCTTCTCTGATTGGCCAG